From the Candidatus Bathyarchaeia archaeon genome, one window contains:
- a CDS encoding 30S ribosomal protein S8e, which yields MSVWHGDLHKKKPSGGRKRAYRGKRKFEQGSFPVETIVGEPKRKISRGRGGNLKVKILSDKYACVTDPKSGKTKKVEIIRVVKNPTNIDYDRRGVITKSAVIETSLGLARVTSRPGQNGVVNAILISEEEKS from the coding sequence ATGTCAGTTTGGCATGGTGATCTGCACAAGAAAAAGCCATCGGGAGGCAGAAAAAGAGCCTACAGAGGAAAACGGAAGTTTGAACAAGGCTCATTTCCAGTAGAAACAATTGTAGGTGAGCCTAAACGCAAAATCTCCAGAGGAAGAGGCGGAAACTTAAAAGTTAAGATTTTAAGCGACAAGTATGCGTGTGTAACCGACCCTAAAAGTGGAAAAACAAAAAAAGTTGAAATTATACGAGTCGTTAAAAATCCCACAAACATCGATTACGACCGTAGAGGCGTCATAACTAAAAGTGCCGTCATAGAAACTTCGTTGGGTTTGGCGCGTGTCACTTCTCGTCCTGGACAAAACGGTGTAGTTAACGCCATATTAATCAGCGAAGAAGAAAAGAGCTAA
- a CDS encoding signal recognition particle subunit SRP19/SEC65 family protein: MRKQDKVIIWPAYFDSTKTRKEGRRVPQNLAVPSPKILEIKDAAEKIGLEYELVLDAGYPKTPFLPKSGMMLIKKKEAKQKVIVKIAKQLLKIRSSTPTAK, encoded by the coding sequence ATGCGAAAACAAGACAAAGTAATAATCTGGCCAGCCTATTTCGATTCAACAAAAACAAGAAAGGAAGGAAGACGGGTTCCTCAAAACTTAGCTGTGCCGTCTCCAAAAATCTTAGAGATAAAGGATGCTGCAGAAAAAATTGGCTTAGAATACGAGCTTGTTTTGGATGCTGGTTATCCTAAAACGCCATTTTTACCAAAATCGGGCATGATGCTTATCAAGAAGAAGGAAGCAAAACAGAAGGTAATTGTGAAAATTGCGAAACAGCTTTTGAAAATTCGAAGCTCGACTCCTACGGCAAAATAG
- a CDS encoding glutamate--tRNA ligase: MREIIRKAALLNAIRHYGKAQAGPVIGKILGEKPELKGKIKELSTIINEVIQEVNSLSFAEQKRIVEEKWPEALVKEKVEEEKRLPPLPNVDKYAMVVTRFSPNPDCVIHLGSARAIILCHEYARMYKGKFILRFEDTDPKLKRPVLEFYERIREDLVWLECKPDEEYIQSDRIPIYYEHAEKLLREGNAYVCTCQPETFRKKILANKPCECRNLPPEEHLTRWQRMLRGNYEEGEAVLRVKTDLNHPNPAVRDWPAARVIDTEKYPHPRVGSKYRVWPLYNLACGVDDHLMGVTHIIRGKEHLTNQARQEYLYKHLGWKYPETIHYGRLKITGASLSKSKIVQGMREGIYKSWDDPRLATFAALRKRGITPDAIKKMIIDVGPKTSDVILSWENLYAYNRKILDPTVNRYFFVHNPIELTVKHIPKTFKAKLHLHPDKPEKGSREYIVKPEGEAHSASFWVSKKDVEASTVGSLIRLMELFNIEIEKRDAYSVDALFVSESYEEARKVKAPLIHWILVGEDMPCQVVMPDASVAEGIAESICKQLKPNTLIQFERFGFVRIDKVNTKLTAYYAHK, translated from the coding sequence TTGAGGGAGATAATTCGAAAGGCTGCTTTACTAAATGCCATTAGGCATTATGGCAAGGCACAAGCAGGACCAGTTATTGGAAAAATTCTAGGCGAAAAACCAGAACTGAAAGGCAAAATTAAAGAGTTATCCACCATCATCAATGAAGTTATCCAAGAAGTTAATAGCCTATCCTTTGCTGAGCAGAAGCGTATCGTCGAAGAGAAATGGCCGGAAGCTCTTGTGAAAGAGAAGGTAGAAGAGGAAAAGCGTCTTCCACCATTGCCAAACGTCGACAAATATGCAATGGTTGTTACGCGTTTTTCGCCGAATCCAGACTGTGTTATACATTTGGGTTCAGCAAGAGCGATTATACTTTGCCACGAATACGCACGTATGTATAAAGGCAAATTTATTCTGCGCTTTGAGGACACAGACCCAAAACTTAAGCGTCCCGTTTTGGAGTTTTATGAGCGCATCAGAGAAGATTTAGTTTGGCTTGAATGCAAACCAGATGAAGAGTACATCCAAAGCGATAGGATACCTATTTACTACGAGCACGCGGAAAAATTGCTGAGAGAAGGCAACGCTTACGTCTGCACGTGCCAGCCAGAAACGTTTCGAAAGAAAATCCTAGCCAACAAGCCTTGTGAATGTCGCAATTTGCCGCCAGAAGAACACCTCACAAGATGGCAACGCATGCTCAGAGGCAATTATGAAGAAGGCGAGGCAGTGCTTCGAGTGAAAACCGATTTGAACCATCCAAACCCAGCAGTTAGAGACTGGCCTGCAGCCCGCGTTATAGACACTGAAAAGTATCCGCATCCGCGTGTTGGAAGCAAATATCGTGTTTGGCCTCTGTACAATCTGGCTTGCGGTGTAGACGACCACTTAATGGGCGTAACCCATATAATCCGCGGAAAGGAACATTTAACAAACCAAGCTCGACAGGAGTATCTCTACAAGCATTTGGGATGGAAATATCCAGAAACAATACATTATGGCAGGTTAAAGATAACTGGAGCCTCTCTAAGCAAGTCAAAGATTGTTCAGGGAATGCGAGAAGGCATTTACAAGAGCTGGGATGACCCGCGACTTGCAACTTTCGCAGCGCTAAGAAAACGTGGAATAACGCCGGACGCAATCAAGAAAATGATAATTGATGTTGGACCTAAAACTTCTGATGTAATTCTGAGCTGGGAAAACCTCTATGCATATAACCGCAAAATCTTAGACCCAACAGTTAACCGCTACTTCTTTGTGCACAATCCAATAGAGTTAACCGTGAAGCATATTCCAAAAACTTTCAAAGCAAAGCTTCACTTGCATCCTGACAAGCCTGAAAAGGGAAGCAGAGAATATATAGTAAAGCCGGAAGGCGAAGCGCATTCTGCAAGCTTCTGGGTTTCCAAGAAAGATGTGGAAGCCTCAACCGTTGGAAGCCTTATTCGCCTCATGGAGCTTTTTAACATAGAGATTGAAAAGAGGGATGCATATTCTGTTGATGCGTTGTTTGTCAGCGAATCCTACGAAGAAGCGAGAAAAGTTAAGGCTCCGCTCATTCATTGGATACTCGTGGGAGAAGACATGCCCTGCCAAGTAGTGATGCCAGACGCTTCGGTTGCCGAAGGAATCGCCGAGAGCATTTGCAAACAGCTAAAGCCCAACACTCTAATACAGTTTGAAAGATTTGGCTTTGTTAGAATCGACAAAGTTAACACGAAGTTAACAGCATACTACGCTCACAAATAG
- a CDS encoding polyprenyl synthetase family protein: protein MDIEKFLEEKAALIDKTIEKYIPRKFSKDSAVFRLNPPNYAYNLDALNKAVAEPIWEFLDRGGKRWRPALFLLICEALGKKSEDFVDFAIIPEVVHNGTLMVDDIEDASELRRGKPCTYKIYGLDIAINAGNSMYYLPLLPLIEKKAKVPPQKLCKVCQIYVQEMISLSLGQAMDIAWHRGLANADELGEKDYLQMCAYKTGTLARMAAKMAAVLADANEELVEKLGFFAESIGVAFQIQDDILDLTSGEFAKKKGRRGQDITEGKRSLIVIHTLKVANTKDKNRLIEILNMHTSNQKLIEEAIAIMEKYDSINYAKNLAKEMVKESWKKVEKLLPASDAKEKLNAFAKFLIERKL from the coding sequence TTGGATATTGAAAAATTCCTCGAAGAGAAAGCTGCGCTGATAGATAAAACTATTGAAAAGTACATTCCAAGAAAATTTTCTAAGGACTCAGCTGTTTTTAGGCTCAACCCGCCAAACTACGCATACAATTTAGACGCTTTAAACAAGGCAGTAGCCGAACCCATCTGGGAGTTTCTCGACAGAGGCGGAAAACGATGGCGTCCAGCCTTGTTCTTGTTAATATGCGAAGCCTTAGGCAAAAAATCAGAAGACTTCGTTGATTTCGCCATAATTCCAGAAGTAGTTCACAACGGAACATTAATGGTAGACGACATAGAAGACGCATCCGAACTCCGAAGAGGAAAACCATGCACATACAAAATCTACGGATTAGACATTGCCATAAACGCTGGAAACTCCATGTATTACCTGCCACTTCTGCCACTAATTGAGAAAAAAGCAAAAGTGCCTCCTCAAAAACTTTGCAAAGTTTGCCAAATCTACGTGCAAGAAATGATAAGCCTCAGCCTCGGTCAAGCAATGGACATAGCTTGGCATAGAGGCTTAGCAAACGCCGATGAACTAGGCGAGAAAGACTACTTGCAAATGTGCGCTTATAAGACTGGAACATTAGCTAGAATGGCTGCAAAAATGGCTGCTGTATTGGCGGATGCAAACGAGGAGCTTGTTGAAAAACTTGGCTTTTTTGCTGAAAGCATAGGCGTAGCATTCCAGATACAAGATGACATTTTAGACTTAACAAGCGGAGAATTTGCAAAAAAGAAAGGCAGACGCGGACAAGACATAACAGAAGGAAAAAGGTCGCTCATAGTGATTCACACATTAAAAGTCGCCAACACCAAAGACAAAAACAGACTCATCGAAATCCTCAACATGCACACTTCCAACCAGAAACTCATAGAAGAAGCCATAGCAATAATGGAAAAATACGACTCAATAAATTACGCAAAAAACCTCGCAAAAGAAATGGTTAAGGAAAGCTGGAAAAAAGTTGAAAAACTTCTACCAGCTTCCGACGCAAAAGAAAAACTGAACGCCTTTGCAAAATTCTTAATTGAAAGGAAACTCTAG
- the scpB gene encoding SMC-Scp complex subunit ScpB — protein sequence MQKTEKQAVNLDTSLQQQTAEKMQRDLSLVEAALYVAGRPLDLNELCSVLKTRSKNKVRKLVKNIMQDYANRNTALEILELKDERYVLQLKAEFTPLVRRLVNRPLLSTGPLKTLSYIAYRQPVSQKRVVDVRGHHAYGHIKLLKEMGLIASERSGRSWVLKTTEYFADYFGLSHDTATMKKELKHVFEDFSKQETPQT from the coding sequence TTGCAGAAAACCGAGAAGCAAGCAGTTAATTTAGATACGAGTCTTCAACAGCAAACTGCAGAAAAAATGCAGCGTGACTTGTCCTTGGTAGAAGCTGCCTTATACGTTGCAGGTCGCCCCTTAGACCTAAACGAATTGTGTTCGGTTTTAAAAACTCGTTCCAAAAACAAGGTTAGAAAACTAGTGAAAAATATAATGCAGGATTATGCAAACAGAAACACCGCTCTGGAAATTCTGGAGCTAAAAGACGAACGATACGTTCTACAACTAAAAGCAGAATTCACACCTCTTGTTAGAAGACTTGTTAACAGACCCTTGCTTTCCACTGGCCCATTAAAAACACTCTCTTACATAGCTTATAGGCAACCTGTCTCACAGAAACGAGTCGTCGATGTCCGCGGTCACCACGCCTACGGACACATTAAACTGTTGAAGGAGATGGGCTTAATTGCCAGCGAAAGAAGCGGGCGGTCATGGGTTCTAAAAACCACAGAATACTTTGCAGACTACTTCGGATTGAGCCACGACACTGCAACTATGAAAAAAGAGTTAAAACATGTTTTTGAAGATTTTTCAAAACAAGAAACTCCCCAAACCTGA